The Streptomonospora litoralis genome window below encodes:
- a CDS encoding HAD-IIA family hydrolase — MDMDGVLVREEHLVPGADEFVSELRESGIGFMVLTNNSIYTPRDLRARLKRSGLDIPEESIWTSALATARFLKEQRPGGSAYVVGESGLTTALHSIGYVLTDREPDYVVLGETRTYSFEAITRAIRLVESGARFIATNPDEKGPSREGSLPATGAVAALIERATGRAPYYVGKPNPLMMRSALRALGAHSESTVMIGDRMDTDVRSGLEAGLQTLLVLSGISGRDTAELFPYRPTKVLGSVADLVGRTGDPFGEQAPEEPQHS; from the coding sequence ATGGACATGGACGGGGTGCTCGTACGCGAGGAGCACCTGGTCCCCGGCGCCGACGAGTTCGTCTCCGAACTGCGCGAGAGCGGCATCGGCTTCATGGTGCTGACCAACAACTCCATCTACACACCGCGCGATCTGCGCGCCCGTCTCAAGCGCAGCGGACTGGACATCCCCGAGGAGTCCATCTGGACCTCGGCGCTGGCCACCGCCCGATTCCTCAAGGAGCAGCGGCCCGGCGGTTCGGCCTACGTAGTCGGGGAGTCGGGCCTGACCACCGCACTGCACAGCATCGGCTACGTGCTCACCGACCGCGAACCCGACTACGTCGTGCTGGGCGAGACCCGCACCTACAGCTTCGAGGCCATCACCCGCGCCATCCGCCTGGTGGAGAGCGGCGCGCGGTTCATCGCCACCAACCCCGATGAGAAGGGGCCCAGCCGCGAGGGATCGCTCCCGGCGACCGGAGCCGTGGCCGCCCTGATCGAGCGCGCGACCGGGCGGGCCCCCTACTACGTGGGCAAGCCCAATCCGCTGATGATGCGGTCGGCACTGCGGGCGCTGGGCGCCCACTCCGAGAGCACGGTCATGATCGGCGACCGTATGGATACCGACGTGCGATCCGGACTGGAGGCGGGTCTGCAGACCCTGCTCGTGCTTTCGGGGATCTCCGGGCGGGACACCGCCGAACTCTTCCCCTACCGTCCGACGAAGGTGCTCGGTTCGGTGGCCGACCTGGTGG